One part of the Marmota flaviventris isolate mMarFla1 chromosome 4, mMarFla1.hap1, whole genome shotgun sequence genome encodes these proteins:
- the Znf239 gene encoding LOW QUALITY PROTEIN: zinc finger protein 239 (The sequence of the model RefSeq protein was modified relative to this genomic sequence to represent the inferred CDS: inserted 4 bases in 3 codons; deleted 1 base in 1 codon; substituted 1 base at 1 genomic stop codon) has translation MERARVSLRITALPGVGSHVGGICISLRGRYDKVPGDMNESSVENQEKELQDLLWHLXWLILKEMTINTWNLDYIINPXREVHGDPXDISLCQKWREASCHSYRNRNSVVTLQSDDFRNIASEIYLSLKXPSQMATQDSPVKFCKKELQDPQESRDLFVTEENTERKVIRGENLSMNRCSENLQVKLVSDVTELESPLFGHEANCQSRQLEGSLGPFDGNCKDIYRWRSQLVSCSHQRAHTEEQPCNHNDCGKIPITSPDVHPSEKIHTADKQCKCGGCGKGFSQNSEIPLHQRDHTEGKPYKCEQCGKGFTRSSSLLIHQAVHTDEKPYKCDKCGKGFTRSSSLLIHHAVHTGEKPYKCDKCGKGFSQSSKLHIHQRVHTGEKPYECGECGMSFSQRSNLHIHQRVHTGERPYKCGECGKGFSQSSNLHIHRCIHTGEKPYQCYECGKGFSQSSDLRIHLRVHTGEKPYHCGKCGKGFSQSSKLLIHQRVHTGEKPYECSKCGKGFSQSSNLHIHQRVHRKDPH, from the exons GAGACATGAATGAAAGTTCTGTGGAAAACCAAGAGAAAGAACTTCAGGATCTGTTATGGCATCT CTGGCTAATTTTGAAAGAGATGACAATA AATACCTGGAATCTGGATTACATTATAAATCCTTAAAGAGAAGTACATGGGGATC GAGATATTTCTCTGTGTCAAAAGTGGAGAGAAGCATCTTGTCATAGTTACAGAAACAGGAATAGTGTGGTTACTCTTCAAAGTGATGATTTCAGAAACATTGCAAGTGAAATATATTTGTCTTTGA TTCCAAGCCAAATGGCCACACAAGACTCCCCTGTGAAATTCTGTAAGAAAGAACTTCAGGATCCTCAGGAGAGCAGAGATCTCTTTGTAACTGAAGAAAACACTGAGAGAAAAGTAATAAGAGGGGAAAATCTTTCGATGAACCGTTGTTCAGAAAACCTTCAAGTTAAACTTGTGTCTGATGTAACAGAACTGGAGTCACCATTGTTTGGTCATGAGGCAAATTGCCAGAGTAGACAGTTGGAGGGTTCTTTGGGTCCCTTTGACGGTAACTGTAAAGATATTTATAGATGGAGATCACAGTTGGTTAGCTGTAGTCATCAGAGAGCTCACACAGAGGAACAACCCTGTAACCATAATGACTGTGGGAAAATACCAATTACCAGCCCAGATGTTCACCCCTCTGAAAAAATCCATACTGCAGACAAACAGTGCAAATGTGGTGGGTGTGGCAAGGGCTTCAGTCAGAACTCAGAAATACCACTTCATCAGAGAGACCACACAGAAGGAAAACCCTACAAATGTGAGCAGTGTGGGAAGGGCTTCACCAGGAGCTCTAGTCTGCTGATCCATCAAGCAGTCCACACGGATGAGAAACCTTATAAGTGTGACAAGTGTGGGAAGGGCTTCACCAGGAGCTCTAGTCTGCTTATCCATCACGCAGTCCATACGGGTGAGAAACCTTATAAATGTGACAAGTGTGGGAAGGGCTTCAGTCAGAGCTCCAAACTGCACATCCACCAGCGAGTCCATACTGGGGAGAAACCCTATGAGTGTGGGGAATGTGGGATGAGCTTCAGTCAGCGCTCAAACCTGCACATCCACCAGCGAGTCCACACAGGAGAGAGGCCCTACAAGTGTGGAGAGTGTGGGAAGGGCTTTAGCCAGAGCTCAAACCTTCACATTCACCGGTGCAtccacacaggagagaagcctTACCAGTGCTATGAGTGTGGGAAGGGCTTCAGCCAGAGCTCAGACCTTCGCATCCATCTCAGGGtccatactggggagaagccctatcaCTGCGGCAAGTGTGGGAAAGGGTTTAGCCAGAGTTCCAAGCTCCTCATCCACCAGAGAgtgcatactggagagaagccctatgagtgcAGCAAATGTGGAAAGGGCTTCAGCCAGAGCTCCAACCTTCACATCCACCAGCGAGTTCACAGGAAAGATCCCCATTAA